The following proteins come from a genomic window of Carassius gibelio isolate Cgi1373 ecotype wild population from Czech Republic chromosome B8, carGib1.2-hapl.c, whole genome shotgun sequence:
- the LOC127963402 gene encoding tyrosine-protein phosphatase non-receptor type 1 isoform X1 — translation MATHGIPLVNVRKEGCDHYGQQRAVLREERAACFRGSSIERRGTHAAMETEFREIDELGNWNAVYQEIKQQSSDLPCKIAKLPENRSRNRYRDVSPFDHSRIRLQIGSNDYINASLISVEEAQRNYILTQGPLPNTCGHFWEMVWEQRCRGVVMLNRVIEKGSIKCAQYWPQREEGEAVFEDTNFRLTLISEDVKSYYTVRQLELENLSTQETREILHFHYTTWPDFGVPESPASFLNFLLKVRESGCLSLEHGPVVVHCSAGIGRSGTFCLVDTCLLLMSQRKDPTSVRIQEVLLEMRRYRMGLIQTADQLRFSYLAVIEGAKYIMGDTSVQESWKELSNEEDLPPQLTPPPPRPRPRVDPPNGKGELVNSDTTLFFSEIIKNSAEICANSAPQTFTDGSELRKRAAGEVGASALLREPDDPIVAREAPPKPARSPPKTPTEEATPVAADGAWSPLLTSVFMCTVLAVGAYACYRTYFH, via the exons ATGGCCACTCACGGAATTCCATTGGTCAATGTGAGGAAAGAGGGGTGTGATCACTACGGACAGCAGAGAGCCGTGCTACGGGAGGAGCGAGCGGCGTGTTTCCG GGGGTCATCTATCGAGCGACGCGGAACACACGCGGCCATGGAAACCGAGTTTCGGGAAATCGATGAGCTCGGGAACTGGAACGCCGTTTACCAG GAGATTAAGCAGCAGTCCAGTGACCTACCATGCAAGATCGCCAAACTTCCAGAAAACAGAAGTCGTAATCGCTACAGAGACGTCAGTCCAT TTGACCACAGCCGTATTCGTCTACAGATCGGCAGTAATGACTACATCAATGCAAGCCTGATCTCAGTGGAAGAAGCTCAGAGAAACTACATACTAACTCAG GGTCCGTTACCAAACACCTGTGGTCATTTCTGGGAGATGGTGTGGGAGCAGCGCTGCCGAGGGGTTGTGATGCTGAATCGTGTGATAGAGAAAGGCTCg atAAAGTGTGCTCAGTATTGGCCTCAGCGAGAGGAGGGGGAGGCTGTTTTTGAAGACACAAATTTCAGACTTACTCTGATCTCAGAGGATGTGAAATCGTACTATACAGTACGACAGCTGGAGCTGGAAAATCTGTCG ACACAGGAAACACGGGAGATTCTTCATTTCCACTACACCACATGGCCAGATTTTGGCGTGCCAGAGTCGCCTGCATCTTTTCTCAACTTCCTTTTGAAAGTGCGTGAGTCAGGCTGTCTGAGTCTAGAGCACGGTCCTGTCGTGGTCCATTGCAGCGCTGGTATTGGCCGCTCTGGGACGTTCTGCCTTGTAGACACCTGCCTCCTTCTG ATGTCTCAGAGGAAGGATCCAACGTCAGTGCGCATCCAGGAGGTCTTGCTGGAAATGCGGCGATACCGCATGGGTCTGATCCAGACAGCTGACCAGCTGCGTTTCTCTTACCTCGCTGTCATAGAGGGTGCCAAGTACATAATGGGAGACACGTCTGTACAG GAGTCATGGAAGGAGTTATCAAATGAGGAGGATCTCCCCCCTCAATTAACTCCTCCTCCTCCCAGACCAAGGCCTCGAGTAGACCCACCCAATGGCAAAGGCGAACTGGTGAACTCTGACACCACCCTCTTCTTCAGTGAGATAATAAAAAACAGCGCAGAAATCTGTGCGAACAG TGCGCCCCAGACATTCACAGACGGGTCAGAGCTTCGCAAACGGGCAGCCGGTGAGGTCGGAGCGTCTGCGTTGTTAAGAGAACCCGATGACCCAATTGTCGCAAGAGAAGCCCCTCCCAAACCTGCACGGTCTCCGCCCAAGACTCCCACGGAGGAGGCGACTCCTGTTGCTGCCGATGGAGCGTGGAGCCCCCTGCTGaccagtgtgtttatgtgcacggTACTGGCTGTAGGTGCTTATGCCTGTTACCGCACCTATTTCCACTGA
- the LOC127964097 gene encoding kelch-like protein 12, protein MAPKDIMTNSHAKSILNAMNALRKSNTLCDITLRVEGTDFPAHRIVLAACSDYFCAMFTSELAEKGKSFVDIQGLTAATMEILLDFVYTETVLVTVENVQELLPAACLLQLKGVKRACCDFLNSQLDPSNCLGIRDFAETHNCLDLMQAAELFSQKHFAEVVQQEEFMLLSQSEVEKLIKCDEIQVDSEEPVFEAVLNWVKHNRKEREPYLPDLLEYVRMPLLTPRYITDVIDIEPLIHCSLPCRDLVDEAKKFHLRPELRSEMQSARTQARLGAKEVLLVIGGFGSQQSPIDVVEKYDPKTREWSFLPNIARKRRYVATVALNDRVYVIGGYDGRSRLSSVECLDYTADEDGVWYSVATMNVRRGLAGATTLGDMIYVAGGFDGSRRHTSMERYDPNIDQWSMLGDMQTAREGAGLVVASGLIYCLGGYDGLNILNSVERYDPHTGHWTSVTPMANKRSGAGVALLNDHIYVVGGFDGTAHLSSVEVYNIRTDYWTTVSNMTTPRCYVGATVLRGRLYAIAGYDGNSLLSSIECYDPVIDSWEVVTSMATQRCDAGVCVLREK, encoded by the exons ATGGCGCCCAAGGACATCATGACCAATTCACATGCCAAATCCATCTTGAATGCCATGAACGCCCTGAGAAAAAGCAACACGCTGTGTGACATCACTCTGAGGGTGGAGGGCACAGATTTTCCAGCCCACCGCATTGTGTTGGCGGCCTGCAGTGATTATTTCTGTGCCATGTTCACCAGTGAG CTTGCTGAAAAAGGGAAGTCCTTTGTGGACATTCAGGGCCTCACAGCAGCCACCATGGAGATCCTGTTGGATTTTGTTTACACCGAGACGGTGCTGGTTACAGTAGAAAACGTTCAGGAGCTGCTGCCTGCTGCCTGTCTCCTGCAGCTCAAAG GTGTGAAGAGAGCTTGCTGTGATTTCCTTAATAGTCAGCTGGATCCATCAAACTGTCTGGGAATCAGAGACTTTGCAGAAACTCATAACTGTCTGGACTTGATGCAGGCAGCTGAACTGTTCTCACAGAAACATTTTGCTGAGGTGGTGCAACAGGAAGAGTTTATGCTGCTCAGTCAGAGCGAGGTGGAAAAACTCATCAAGTGTGATGAGATCCAG GTTGACTCAGAGGAGCCTGTATTCGAGGCAGTTCTGAACTGGGTGAAGCAcaacagaaaagagagagagcCATACCTACCCGATCTGCTGGAGTATGTGCGCATGCCACTGCTCACCCCACGATACATCACTGATGTCATTGATATAGAG CCACTGATACACTGCAGTTTGCCTTGTCGAGATTTGGTGGACGAGGCAAAGAAGTTTCACCTCCGGCCAGAGTTACGCAGCGAGATGCAGAGTGCACGAACCCAAGCAAGACTCG GTGCCAAAGAGGTTCTCTTGGTAATTGGAGGATTTGGCAGCCAACAATCACCCATTGACGTTGTTGAGAAGTATGATCCAAAAACCAGAGAGTGGAGCTTTCTTCCT AACATTGCAAGGAAGCGACGTTATGTTGCCACCGTCGCCCTGAATGATCGTGTCTATGTTATCGGTGGATACGATGGCCGATCACGCTTGAGTTCAGTTGAGTGTTTAGACTACACAGCAGATGAAGATGGAGTCTGGTACTCCGTTGCCACAATGAATGTACGCCGAGGCCTTGCAGGAGCTACAACTCTCGGAG ATATGATCTATGTTGCGGGTGGATTTGATGGTAGTAGACGTCACACCAGCATGGAGCGTTATGACCCCAATATTGACCAGTGGAGCATGCTGGGAGATATGCAGACTGCAAGGGAGGGAGCAGGACTTGTTGTAGCCAGTGGTCTCATTTACTGTTTAg GTGGTTATGATGGTCTGAACATCCTGAATTCTGTAGAGCGGTATGACCCTCACACAGGACACTGGACCAGCGTCACTCCCATGGCCAACAAACGCTCAG GGGCTGGTGTGGCGTTGTTGAATGATCACATATATGTTGTTGGAGGGTTTGACGGCACGGCCCACCTGTCTTCTGTAGAGGTGTACAACATCCGCACAGACTATTGGACCACTGTGTCCAATATGACCACACCACGCTGCTATGTAGGAGCCACGGTCCTGAGGGGCCGCCTTTATGCCATTGCAGG ATATGATGGGAACTCACTGCTCAGCAGCATTGAATGTTATGACCCCGTGATTGACAGCTGGGAGGTGGTGACTTCAATGGCAACACAACGCTGTGACGCAGGAGTTTGTGTGCTCAGAGAAAAATGA
- the LOC127963403 gene encoding adiponectin receptor protein 1: MTTCHRSDCGSHSNAERCPSEDEDADLSDIGPLLTNTAEAEKSRGASALPDEEEDEDEGGLRVATLPMQAHHAMEKMEEFVHKVWEGCWRVIPYHLLPDWLKDNDYLLHGHRPPMPSFRACFGSIFRIHTETGNIWTHLLGLILFLFLGTLTMLRPNVSFMAPVQEKVVFGAFFLGAVLCLCFSWLFHTVYCHSEKVSRTFSKLDYSGITFLIMGSFVPWLYYSFYCSPRPRLIYLFVVCVLGVAAIIVAQLDRFATPRHRSTRAGVFLGLGLSGIIPTMHFTITEGFVKAMTVGQMGWFYLMGAMYISGAALYAARIPERYFPGKCDIWFQSHQIFHVLVVAAAFVHFYGISNLQEFRYGLEGGCTDDTLL; the protein is encoded by the exons ATGACAACGTGTCACCGTAGTGACTGTGGCTCCCACAGTAATGCGGAGCGGTGCCCCTCTGAAGATGAGGACGCAGATCTCTCCGATATTGGGCCACTGCTGACAAATACAGCTGAAGCTGAGAAATCGAGA GGAGCATCAGCATTAcctgatgaggaagaggatgaggatgaagGAGGTTTGCGGGTGGCTACACTGCCCATGCAGGCACACCATGCCATGGAGAAGATGGAGGAGTTTGTACACAAG GTATGGGAAGGATGCTGGCGAGTTATTCCGTACCATCTTCTCCCCGACTGGCTAAAGGACAATGATTACCTGCTGCATGGACACCGCCCGCCCATGCCGTCCTTCCGTGCCTGTTTTGGGAGCATCTTCAGGATTCACACAGAAACTGGAAACATCTGGACGCATCTGCTGG GCTTAATTCTGTTCCTGTTCTTGGGTACTCTGACAATGCTGCGGCCAAACGTGTCCTTCATGGCACCCGTGCAGGAGAAGGTGGTGTTTGGGGCGTTCTTCCTGGGTGCAGTTCTTTGTTTGTGCTTCTCCTGGCTTTTTCACACTGTCTACTGCCACTCGGAGAAGGTCTCCAGGACTTTCTCCAA GTTGGATTACTCTGGTATCACGTTTTTGATCATGGGCTCATTCGTTCCTTGGCTGTACTACTCGTTTTACTGCTCTCCTCGGCCGCGGCTCATCTATCtctttgttgtgtgtgtgctgggtGTCGCTGCTATCATTGTGGCCCAGTTGGACCGATTCGCCACCCCTCGCCACCGGTCCACACGTGCAG GTGTTTTCCTGGGCCTCGGTCTGAGTGGGATCATCCCCACAATGCATTTTACCATCACAGAGGGTTTTGTGAAGGCAATGACAGTGGGTCAGATGGGCTGGTTCTATCTGATGGGTGCCATGTACATTAGCGGAGCAGCACTTTATGCTGCACGGATACCTGAACGCTACTTCCCTGGGAAATGTGACATTTGG TTTCAGTCTCATCAGATATTCCATGTGCTGGTTGTGGCAGCAGCGTTTGTCCATTTCTATGGCATCTCAAACCTGCAGGAGTTCCGCTATGGCCTGGAAGGAGGCTGCACAGATGATACTctgctgtaa
- the LOC127963402 gene encoding tyrosine-protein phosphatase non-receptor type 1 isoform X2, giving the protein METEFREIDELGNWNAVYQEIKQQSSDLPCKIAKLPENRSRNRYRDVSPFDHSRIRLQIGSNDYINASLISVEEAQRNYILTQGPLPNTCGHFWEMVWEQRCRGVVMLNRVIEKGSIKCAQYWPQREEGEAVFEDTNFRLTLISEDVKSYYTVRQLELENLSTQETREILHFHYTTWPDFGVPESPASFLNFLLKVRESGCLSLEHGPVVVHCSAGIGRSGTFCLVDTCLLLMSQRKDPTSVRIQEVLLEMRRYRMGLIQTADQLRFSYLAVIEGAKYIMGDTSVQESWKELSNEEDLPPQLTPPPPRPRPRVDPPNGKGELVNSDTTLFFSEIIKNSAEICANSAPQTFTDGSELRKRAAGEVGASALLREPDDPIVAREAPPKPARSPPKTPTEEATPVAADGAWSPLLTSVFMCTVLAVGAYACYRTYFH; this is encoded by the exons ATGGAAACCGAGTTTCGGGAAATCGATGAGCTCGGGAACTGGAACGCCGTTTACCAG GAGATTAAGCAGCAGTCCAGTGACCTACCATGCAAGATCGCCAAACTTCCAGAAAACAGAAGTCGTAATCGCTACAGAGACGTCAGTCCAT TTGACCACAGCCGTATTCGTCTACAGATCGGCAGTAATGACTACATCAATGCAAGCCTGATCTCAGTGGAAGAAGCTCAGAGAAACTACATACTAACTCAG GGTCCGTTACCAAACACCTGTGGTCATTTCTGGGAGATGGTGTGGGAGCAGCGCTGCCGAGGGGTTGTGATGCTGAATCGTGTGATAGAGAAAGGCTCg atAAAGTGTGCTCAGTATTGGCCTCAGCGAGAGGAGGGGGAGGCTGTTTTTGAAGACACAAATTTCAGACTTACTCTGATCTCAGAGGATGTGAAATCGTACTATACAGTACGACAGCTGGAGCTGGAAAATCTGTCG ACACAGGAAACACGGGAGATTCTTCATTTCCACTACACCACATGGCCAGATTTTGGCGTGCCAGAGTCGCCTGCATCTTTTCTCAACTTCCTTTTGAAAGTGCGTGAGTCAGGCTGTCTGAGTCTAGAGCACGGTCCTGTCGTGGTCCATTGCAGCGCTGGTATTGGCCGCTCTGGGACGTTCTGCCTTGTAGACACCTGCCTCCTTCTG ATGTCTCAGAGGAAGGATCCAACGTCAGTGCGCATCCAGGAGGTCTTGCTGGAAATGCGGCGATACCGCATGGGTCTGATCCAGACAGCTGACCAGCTGCGTTTCTCTTACCTCGCTGTCATAGAGGGTGCCAAGTACATAATGGGAGACACGTCTGTACAG GAGTCATGGAAGGAGTTATCAAATGAGGAGGATCTCCCCCCTCAATTAACTCCTCCTCCTCCCAGACCAAGGCCTCGAGTAGACCCACCCAATGGCAAAGGCGAACTGGTGAACTCTGACACCACCCTCTTCTTCAGTGAGATAATAAAAAACAGCGCAGAAATCTGTGCGAACAG TGCGCCCCAGACATTCACAGACGGGTCAGAGCTTCGCAAACGGGCAGCCGGTGAGGTCGGAGCGTCTGCGTTGTTAAGAGAACCCGATGACCCAATTGTCGCAAGAGAAGCCCCTCCCAAACCTGCACGGTCTCCGCCCAAGACTCCCACGGAGGAGGCGACTCCTGTTGCTGCCGATGGAGCGTGGAGCCCCCTGCTGaccagtgtgtttatgtgcacggTACTGGCTGTAGGTGCTTATGCCTGTTACCGCACCTATTTCCACTGA